From Xenopus tropicalis strain Nigerian chromosome 3, UCB_Xtro_10.0, whole genome shotgun sequence, the proteins below share one genomic window:
- the LOC116409808 gene encoding uncharacterized protein LOC116409808, with amino-acid sequence MSERSIKTRSRVSHSSRLSNRSQVSDAALFRAEAAAALAQLTFTGKETELKLEKTRLEASIEILNLHKTVAIANAKADALDAALDTTEQASQKFTMQPDVKPETAMQRTKEYVLEHSQEYSPSMPSLEKLSEYRDSDVIPLLEQNHSIPLQNIPLQCDYISPPDGALLQEQKDFKQLYPVNVKTPAARDYNDIQWTLPVTNKYSYPPVTRPRVPDRDSHSPEGSYQHTPDVKPALPIKPDSNQLTGDQQMSDLVRFMARREMITSGLVQFDEKPENYRAWKASFKNAIEDLHLSYKEETDLLVKWLGPESSRQVKGIRAVYVNDSCKGLQMSWQRLNEDYGAPEKIEKSLWDRIDNFGNIFERDCSKKLREFSDLVIELLAAKNEGCFLGLGNLDSARGIEDLVKKLPDSLKRKWASHGTKYKEIHNVLFPPFSYFVQCISQQAKMYNDPGFAQTFQTFGDNKPEKYRYKNTPQRSSIRVHKTEVSQATGNSSAFTDAKTMDLTKGCPIHHKPHPLYKCRGFRSKSLDERKTFLKQNNICYRCYASNAHLAKDCDKPVSCTECNSDRHVSALHPGPAPWSVRPPEGSDHGGEGKDNGAEATVTTTCTEVCGGDLRDRSCSKICLVSVYPTGQKNRAIKLYAILDDQSNRSLVRSEFFEIFGSKGQQFPYSLRTCAGVINTSGRRAQGFELQSLDGKTTISLPTLIECNEIPNDRTEIPTPEVALHHNHLKSLASEIPKLDPSASILMLLGRDIIRVHKVRQQINGPHNAPYAHRLDTGWVIVGNVCLKGVHRPDLVHCLYTRTSEESCRSLFPPCPYFYNVRENYDMNVCVTMQSSVSTYKSSCKEFEDHVSHSIFQRTTEDETVAPSLEDLAFMKTMNEGFYRAEDSSWVAPLPFKPQRKQLPNNKEQVLQRFRSLQSSFKVKPEMRQHFFAFMGKVIQNGHAEIAPPLNPREECWYLPLFGVYHPKKPQQIRVVFDSSAQCCGVSLNDILLKGPDLNNNLLGVLLRFRKDTIAFMADIQQMFHCFLVRPEDRNYLRFFWHKDNDPAQDIIEWRMKVHIFGNRPSPAVAIYGLRQAACQEEKEFGTDAKRFVKRDFYVDDGLKSVPTAAEAIDLLNRTRKMLACSNLRLHKIASNSSDVMAAFSSEDHATDLKDLNFNDDDLPMQRSLGICWDLKSDSLTFQVSSEKRPFTRRGVLSTINSLYDPLGIAAPVTIQGKALLRDLTSETQDWDAPLPEGKRLSWEDWKESLHQLKHIQVTRPYVSVSCSNAKYKELCVFSDASMQAIAAVAYLKVIDSESQVHIGFVLGKAKLAPCPELTVPRLELCAAVLAVDIAEFITKEIDTNIDSVSYFTDSRIVLGYICNEKRRFYVFVSNRVQRIRRSSLPEQWHYVSTESNPADLATRSVPAAHLKDTMWFTGPPFLSHSHHLKLETETFTLVDPAQDTEIRPQVTTLSTTSKGKELGSERFCRFSSWSTLTRALARLIHVAHLFKQKRDSQLDHCKGWHLCRELNLVHDFKKARSVIIQNVQKETFAKEIQSIVEKEGMPNDSPLRALDPFIDENRLLRVGGRLRNADLGPEERNPIIVPGHHYIATLIARHYHIQSQHQGRHITEGAIRSAGYWITGGKRRVSSLIFKCVMCKKLRNTCETQKMADLPPDRLRTDPPFTHIGLDVFGPWTVCSRRTRGGSADSKRWAVLFTCLNIRAIHIEVIESMDTSSFINSFRRFFAIRGQVKTIRSDRGTNFVGACRELGISSNLNYEEVESFLSKQEVCWIFNPPHASYMGGVWERMIGVARRILDSMLLQLPSKLSHEVLITLMAEVTAIVNSRPLTPVSTDPEDPQILTPATLLTQKFASYPVLSGNFDGKDLYKRQWRQVQSLAKVFWDRWRKQYLSTLQVRRKWQSDRPNINTGDLVLLKDQQTKRNEWPMGRVTKTFPDKDGKVRKVEIKIARDGSSTLFFRPVTELILLLQSEDPTP; translated from the coding sequence ATGTCTGAACGATCAATCAAAACCAGATCTAGGGTGTCACATTCATCCAGACTCTCAAACCGCTCCCAGGTGTCTGACGCTGCACTTTTCCGCGCAGAAGCTGCCGCTGCACTAGCTCAACTCACATTTACTGGGAAGGAAACAGAGCTAAAATTAGAGAAGACACGCTTAGAAGCCTCAATAGAGATTCTTAACTTACATAAGACCGTGGCAATCGCAAATGCCAAAGCAGATGCATTAGATGCAGCTCTTGACACTACAGAACAAGCAAGTCAGAAATTCACTATGCAGCCTGATGTAAAACCAGAAACTGCTATGCAACGTACCAAAGAATATGTGCTGGAACATTCACAGGAGTACAGTCCATCAATGCCAAGCCTAGAAAAGCTTAGTGAGTACAGAGACAGTGATGTTATCCCATTATTGGAGCAAAATCATAGTATACCTCTCCAGAACATTCCCTTACAATGTGACTACATCTCACCACCAGATGGTGCTCTGTTACAAGAACAAAAGGATTTCAAACAATTGTATCCTGTTAATGTGAAAACTCCTGCAGCCAGAGACTATAATGACATTCAGTGGACTTTACCTGTTACTAATAAATACAGCTATCCTCCTGTTACACGACCAAGGGTTCCTGATAGAGACAGTCATTCTCCAGAGGGATCATACCAGCACACACCAGATGTGAAGCCAGCGCTCCCTATTAAGCCTGATTCAAACCAACTCACTGGCGATCAACAGATGTCAGACTTAGTGAGATTTATGGCACGCAGAGAAATGATAACATCAGGTCTTGTTCAGTTTGACGAGAAACCAGAAAACTACAGGGCTTGGAAGGCGTCATTTAAAAATGCTATAGAAGACCTTCACCTTTCATACAAAGAAGAAACAGATCTCCTAGTGAAGTGGCTAGGTCCAGAGTCCAGCAGACAAGTGAAAGGCATTCGGGCAGTATATGTCAATGATTCTTGTAAAGGACTACAGATGTCATGGCAAAGGTTGAACGAAGATTATGGAGCTCCAGAGAAGATAGAAAAATCCCTGTGGGACAGGATTGACAACTTTGGGAATATCTTTGAAAGAGATTGCAGCAAGAAACTTAGAGAATTCAGTGATCTGGTAATAGAACTGTTGGCAGCAAAAAATGAAGGATGCTTTCTAGGACTAGGTAATCTTGATTCCGCCAGAGGAATAGAAGACCTTGTAAAAAAGCTGCCAGATTCTCTAAAAAGGAAATGGGCATCCcatgggaccaagtacaaggaaatacatAATGTACTATTCCCACCATTCTCTTATTTCGTGCAATGTATCTCTCAACAAGCAAAGATGTACAATGACCCAGGTTTTGCTCAGACGTTCCAGACCTTTGGTGACAACAAGCCAGAGAAATACCGCTACAAGAACACCCCTCAGAGAAGCTCCATCAGGGTGCACAAGACTGAAGTATCTCAAGCTACAGGAAACTCTTCTGCTTTCACTGATGCTAAGACCATGGACTTAACAAAAGGATGTCCGATTCATCACAAACCTCATCCTCTGTACAAATGCAGAGGCTTCAGAAGTAAGTCCCTTGATGAGAGAAAGACTTtcttaaaacaaaacaatatttgttaCCGTTGCTATGCCTCAAATGCACACCTTGCGAAAGACTGTGACAAACCAGTTAGCTGCACAGAGTGCAACAGTGACAGACACGTGTCTGCTCTTCATCCTGGTCCTGCACCATGGTCAGTCAGGCCACCAGAAGGGAGTGATCATGGCGGGGAGGGAAAGGACAACGGTGCAGAGGCTACAGTAACTACAACATGTACCGAAGTGTGTGGAGGAGACCTTCGAGACAGATCATGCTCTAAAATCTGTTTAGTAAGTGTCTATCCTACAGGACAAAAGAACAGAGCAATCAAACTTTATGCTATTCTAGATGACCAAAGTAATAGGTCCCTGGTCAGGTCAGAGTTCTTTGAAATCTTCGGGTCAAAAGGCCAGCAGTTTCCATATTCTCTCAGAACCTGTGCAGGGGTGATTAACACTTCAGGAAGAAGAGCGCAAGGGTTTGAACTACAGTCTCTTGATGGCAAAACCACAATCTCATTACCCACACTCATTGAATGTAATGAGATACCGAACGACCGGACGGAGATCCCAACCCCTGAGGTGGCTCTTCATCACAATCATCTAAAGTCACTTGCTAGTGAGATACCCAAACTTGATCCATCAGCATCTATCCTTATGCTGTTAGGAAGAGACATAATTAGGGTCCACAAAGTGAGGCAACAGATCAACGGACCACATAACGCTCCTTATGCACACAGATTAGACACAGGATGGGTCATAGTGGGCAATGTATGCCTGAAAGGAGTCCATAGACCAGACTTAGTACACTGTCTTTACACCAGAACCTCAGAAGAGAGCTGCAGATCCCTCTTTCCACCTTGTCCATACTTCTACAATGTGAGGGAAAACTATGACATGAATGTATGTGTAACCATGCAATCCTCAGTGTCTACGTACAAATCCTCTTGCAAAGAGTTTGAGGATCATGTAAGCCACAGTATCTTTCAGAGAACAACAGAAGATGAGACGGTTGCTCCTTCTCTGGAAGATCTTGCCTTTATGAAAACAATGAACGAGGGTTTCTACAGAGCAGAAGACAGTAGTTGGGTAGCTCCTTTACCCTTCAAACCACAAAGAAAGCAGCTACCAAATAACAAAGAACAAGTCTTGCAACGTTTCAGGTCCTTACAGAGTTCTTTTAAAGTAAAACCTGAGATGAGACAGCATTTCTTTGCATTTATGGGAAAGGTAATCCAAAATGGCCACGCAGAGATAGCGCCACCTCTCAATCCAAGAGAAGAGTGTTGGTATCTGCCTCTCTTTGGAGTCTACCACCCCAAGAAACCCCAACAGATTAGAGTTGTCTTTGATTCAAGTGCACAGTGTTGTGGGGTATCCCTGAATGACATTCTGTTGAAAGGCCCAGACCTAAATAATAACCTCCTTGGTGTGTTGTTACGCTTTCGCAAGGACACCATTGCATTCATGGCTGATATCCAACAGATGTTCCACTGTTTTCTAGTTAGACCTGAAGACAGAAATTACTTAAGGTTCTTCTGGCACAAAGACAACGACCCTGCACAAGACATCATAGAATGGAGAATGAAAGTACATATCTTTGGTAACAGACCTTCTCCAGCAGTGGCCATATATGGTCTTAGACAAGCAGCTTGTCAGGAAGAAAAGGAGTTTGGTACAGACGCTAAAAGATTCGTGAAAAGAGACTTTTACGTGGACGATGGTCTgaagtcagtacccactgcagcTGAAGCCATTGACCTCTTGAACAGAACCAGGAAAATGCTAGCATGTTCAAATCTCCGCTTACATAAGATAGCATCAAATAGCAGTGATGTAATGGCTGCTTTTTCTTCTGAAGATCACGCAACAGACTTAAAAGATCTCAATTTCAATGATGATGATTTACCCATGCAAAGAAGCTTAGGCATCTGCTGGGATCTTAAAAGCGATTCCCTGACCTTCCAGGTGTCATCAGAGAAAAGACCCTTCACACGAAGAGGAGTCCTCTCTACAATAAACAGTTTGTATGACCCTTTGGGGATAGCTGCACCAGTAACCATTCAAGGGAAAGCTCTTCTTCGTGATCTCACCTCGGAGACTCAAGATTGGGATGCACCCCTACCTGAAGGTAAGAGACTGTCATGGGAAGATTGGAAAGAGTCCCTTCACCAGTTGAAGCACATACAGGTAACTAGACCCTATGTATCCGTTTCTTGTTCAAATGCCAAATACAAAGAACTTTGTGTGTTTTCAGATGCCTCCATGCAAGCAATTGCAGCAGTGGCCTACTTAAAGGTGATAGATTCTGAAAGTCAGGTCCACATAGGTTTTGTGCTAGGAAAAGCTAAATTAGCTCCATGTCCGGAACTTACAGTCCCACGACTTGAACTCTGTGCAGCAGTCCTCGCAGTAGATATAGCTGAATTCATAACAAAAGAAATCGACACAAATATAGACTCTGTCAGCTACTTCACAGACAGCAGAATAGTTTTAGGCTACATTTGCAATGAGAAAAGAAGATTTTATGTCTTTGTTAGCAACAGAGTTCAGCGAATAAGAAGATCCTCTCTCCCTGAACAATGGCACTATGTGTCAACAGAGAGCAATCCAGCTGATCTGGCCACAagatctgtaccagcagcacacCTGAAAGATACTATGTGGTTCACAGGTCCACCCTTCTTGAGTCATTCTCACCACTTGAAACTAGAGACTGAAACCTTTACATTAGTGGATCCGGCTCAAGATACAGAGATTCGTCCACAAGTTACAACCTTGAGTACAACATCCAAAGGTAAAGAACTAGGGTCTGAACGTTTTTGCAGGTTCTCTAGCTGGAGTACTTTGACTAGAGCATTAGCACGCCTCATTCATGTAGCTCATCTGTTCAAACAAAAAAGAGACAGCCAACTTGATCATTGTAAGGGCTGGCACCTTTGCAGAGAACTAAACTTGGTGCATGACTTTAAGAAAGCTAGATCAGTCATCATACAGAATGTTCAAAAAGAGACTTTTGCAAAAGAAATACAGAGCATTGTAGAAAAGGAAGGCATGCCAAATGATAGTCCTCTCAGAGCATTGGACCCTTTCATAGATGAAAATAGACTACTGAGAGTAGGTGGTCGCTTGAGAAATGCAGACCTAGGACCAGAGGAGAGAAATCCAATTATTGTGCCTGGTCATCACTACATAGCTACCCTCATTGCTCGTCACTATCACATCCAGTCGCAACACCAAGGGCGCCACATTACAGAAGGAGCCATCCGCTCAGCAGGATATTGGATAACAGGAGGAAAGAGACGTGTGAGCAGTCTCATCTTTAAATGTGTCATGTGCAAGAAGCTCAGAAACACTTGTGAAACACAAAAAATGGCAGATTTGCCACCTGATAGACTGAGAACAGATCCACCGTTCACCCACATTGGTCTTGATGTGTTTGGGCCATGGACAGTCTGCTCAAGACGTACACGAGGAGGCTCTGCCGACAGCAAAAGGTGGGCAGTTCTTTTTACTTGTCTAAATATCAGAGCCATCCATATTGAAGTGATAGAATCCATGGACACTTCAAGCTTTATAAATTCTTTCAGAAGGTTTTTTGCTATACGTGGTCAAGTCAAAACTATCAGATCTGATCGGGGTACCAATTTTGTTGGAGCATGCCGTGAACTTGGAATCTCTTCCAACCTTAACTATGAAGAGGTAGAAAGTTTCCTTTCCAAACAAGAGGTGTGTTGGATCTTTAATCCCCCTCATGCTTCCTACATGGGAGGTGTGTGGGAAAGAATGATAGGAGTTGCAAGAAGAATATTAGACTCCATGCTTCTACAGTTACCTTCAAAACTCTCGCATGAGGTTCTCATTACTTTAATGGCAGAAGTGACTGCAATAGTGAACTCAAGGCCTCTGACCCCAGTCTCAACAGATCCTGAGGACCCACAAATACTTACTCCAGCTACACTGTTGACTCAGAAGTTTGCATCTTATCCCGTACTTTCTGGGAACTTTGATGGTAAAGATCTCTATAAAAGACAATGGAGACAGGTTCAAAGCCTAGCCAAGGTCTTCTGGGACCGGTGGCGTAAACAGTATCTATCTACCCTGCAGGTAAGAAGGAAATGGCAATCAGATAGACCTAACATCAACACAGGAGATCTCGTCCTTCTGAAAGATCAACAAACCAAGAGGAATGAATGGCCTATGGGTCGTGTAACAAAGACTTTCCCTGATAAAGATGGCAAAGTTCGCAAAGTGGAAATAAAGATTGCCAGAGATGGGAGTTCTACATTATTCTTCAGACCAGTGACAGAGCTCATTCTTCTTCTTCAGTCTGAAGACCCTACCCCCTGA